One Lates calcarifer isolate ASB-BC8 unplaced genomic scaffold, TLL_Latcal_v3 _unitig_5708_quiver_918, whole genome shotgun sequence DNA segment encodes these proteins:
- the LOC108875739 gene encoding polymeric immunoglobulin receptor isoform X1 translates to MWSLQNLLFIICIALICVTSTAAVIHVSGYEGRDVNVSCSYGEGYESYEKYLCRNDCGNSDVLITTTKAKKNKYSIYDDKKRRVFTTTLSDLSSVDAGKYWCGVTRTGKDIYTEVRVEVEPDSCCDRSTNIQSYEGGSVSISCSYESEDQNNLKYICRGKQPSTCLQQALITSDNKRKGRFRLTDDKESRKFTVNITSLTQEDSGLYLCGVRLKGFMELCSL, encoded by the exons ATGTGGAGCCTTCAAAACCTGCTGTTCATCATCTGCA TTGCTCTGATCTGTGTGACcagtacagcagcagtgatcCATGTGTCTGGATATGAAGGGAGAGATGTTAATGTTTCCTGCTCCTATGGAGAAGGTTATGAGTCCTATGAGAAATACCTGTGCAGGAATGACTGTGGCAACAGTGATGTTCTGATTACGACTACAAAAGCAAAGAAGAACAAATACTCCATCTATgatgacaaaaagagaagagtCTTCACAACGACCCTCtctgatctgagctctgtgGATGCTGGGAAATACTGGTGTGGGGTGACCAGGACTGGAAAGGATATCTACACTGAAGTAAGAGTGGAAGTAGAGCCAG acagctgctgtgatcGTTCCACCAACATTCAAAGTTATGAGGGAGGTTCAGTGTCCATCAGTTGTTCATATGAGTCTGAGGACCAGAACAACCTGAAGTacatctgcagaggaaagcagcCCTCCACATGTCTGCAGCAGGCACTAATCACCTCTGACAACAAACGAAAAGGACGGTTCAGACTTACTGATGACAAGGAGTCAAGGAAATTCACAGTGAACATTACCAGTTTGACCCAAGAGGATTCTGGGTTGTACCTTTGTGGCGTCAGGTTGAAAGGTTTTATGGAGCTGTGCTCTTTGTAA
- the LOC108875739 gene encoding polymeric immunoglobulin receptor isoform X2, with the protein MWSLQNLLFIICIALICVTSTAAVIHVSGYEGRDVNVSCSYGEGYESYEKYLCRNDCGNSDVLITTTKAKKNKYSIYDDKKRRVFTTTLSDLSSVDAGKYWCGVTRTGKDIYTEVRVEVEPDSCCDRSTNIQSYEGGSVSISCSYESEDQNNLKYICRGKQPSTCLQQALITSDNKRKGRFRLTDDKESRKFTVNITSLTQEDSGLYLCGVRLKGFMELCSL; encoded by the exons TTGCTCTGATCTGTGTGACcagtacagcagcagtgatcCATGTGTCTGGATATGAAGGGAGAGATGTTAATGTTTCCTGCTCCTATGGAGAAGGTTATGAGTCCTATGAGAAATACCTGTGCAGGAATGACTGTGGCAACAGTGATGTTCTGATTACGACTACAAAAGCAAAGAAGAACAAATACTCCATCTATgatgacaaaaagagaagagtCTTCACAACGACCCTCtctgatctgagctctgtgGATGCTGGGAAATACTGGTGTGGGGTGACCAGGACTGGAAAGGATATCTACACTGAAGTAAGAGTGGAAGTAGAGCCAG acagctgctgtgatcGTTCCACCAACATTCAAAGTTATGAGGGAGGTTCAGTGTCCATCAGTTGTTCATATGAGTCTGAGGACCAGAACAACCTGAAGTacatctgcagaggaaagcagcCCTCCACATGTCTGCAGCAGGCACTAATCACCTCTGACAACAAACGAAAAGGACGGTTCAGACTTACTGATGACAAGGAGTCAAGGAAATTCACAGTGAACATTACCAGTTTGACCCAAGAGGATTCTGGGTTGTACCTTTGTGGCGTCAGGTTGAAAGGTTTTATGGAGCTGTGCTCTTTGTAA